tttattaataattctttctcATACATAATACATGCCGATGATGATCTGATATCAGGTGACTTTTCGAGAACCGGATGCAGCCATGAGAGCTTGTGTTGATGCTACTCCTGTGATCGATGGAAGGAGAGCTAATTGCAATCTTGCTTCTTTGGGTGTTCAGAGATCTAAGCCTTCTACCCCAAAGCatggtaattttattttattttatgcatgAAATCTTCTACCCTTAATTATGATTCACACATCTCCCAACTCATCCTAATTAACcacttttattatatattaatgactATACATGGTATACAAAATTAAggaattttgatgaaatattgGATCTGAGGGTGAGGATGGGCAGGTACATACCTACTACCTAGCTACCTGCACCCACCTTAATTTAACTGGAGATTATCCAAcaaattgttgttgttgttgggGTTAATTAATGGAGATGAGCGAGAAGGAGTAGTGTCAGGTCTCAAGTCTCAACTCTTAAAACAACTTCTCAAGTCAAGTCAAGTGTAGTGTGCGTATACTAGTGTATAGTTGTTGGACACAGCTAGCGAGCGCAtgtgatgatgaggatgatgatgatgcagtgtgtatatgtatatgtgtgtgttttagaAAAGCATGACAGctcatttcttcttttgctttttggggttgtgtggtatatttttcttgcttttgctTTGGGAGTTTCCTTACTAGTAATAATGAGTGGTTGTCGACTACCTGTACTTGTACTATTCAATAAAGATGGAAAACCTAGGCTAGCTGCCTACTAATTGTCTTTCTGCCTGCTTATAATTTCCAATGCATTATACCCACACCCACccatatatatgaatattatgtatgtaatttataattatattagcaTAGAAAATGATTAACTTTAATTGTAATTCATGtggtgaaaatgaaaatgaaaaataagcaGCAGCaggaggaggaggtggtggGAGGAACATAAGGGTGGTAGGTGGTGGTGGTTTTCATCAGGGAGCTGGAGCTGGAGCTGCTGGATTTCAGGGTTTTGCATCAACCTTCCCTCATTATTCCATTCAACAAGGCATTCCTTACAATCTTTATGCTGGGTACgtatgtatctatatatatgtatgttgcAGTTCATGTATATACTATAATGCATATATGATGCATGCATATTTGCTTCAGCTCTCCAATATTTGGGGTTTCTACCtgtatgtaataataatattcacgCATgcttctcatatatatatatatatatatatgctcgCTCAATCTCCCTCTCACCAATTCGATCAGGGTTTTCACACTAcccttcatcatcatcatcatcatctcccTCGGCCCTCACATGCTTATCATtcctcattctctctctcacacacacaaaattacacatacacatgcctaataattaccaattatgCTGTATGTATAATAGTTGATAACTGTATCTTGGACTACATTTCCTCTGCGCATGCATTATTATATGTTGTGCAACTGCTTTGGtgccattaattaataatacgtACTAATTAATTGGCCACCTGTGCACAGCACTCTATCTACGTACACTGCaggtttaataattatatcttgtCAACCCCATCTATATGTATGTACGTATGTATacagtataaatatatatgtatgtatatataacaGTCATCTGTTATAATTTTCACAACTCATATTTTGGTttctacgtataattaaataaatattgatgattaatataatatatacatatggtCATGATGCTGATGATGATACTGATGCTGTCTTATTGTCCTTTGTAAAAACCTCCGATTTTTCAGGTACTCTCCATACTCGCCCGAATATGCTTACCCTACGGTTTGTACACAACTCATCtgatcctttttcttttctcgcTGTTTGCCTCTCCCACTTGGCCTCATTTCTACCCTTTCCCAcaccatatataattataattacctatatattattaattactactACCTATACCCcacctaattattattaacttaatcaaaaattaatctccttctaattatatatacagtaCGTTGATCCACctaatattaagaataaaaaattgattccaTTAATTATATGAGCATGCGAGCGGCTGTAAATCTTTCCTTGCTTTCACATATGTacccacacaccccccccccccccccggcccccccccccccccccccgacCAGGGAATAATCTCATTTCAAtaagtgaaaataatttgttgctCATGAAAATTGTGGTTCAGATCTAGTTTGATAAACACACCAacattgttatttttaaatgaagaggattttcatttcaaaagaaatccaaggcttaattatatataaacaacatatGTACCTCtctagaaattaaaataataataataataaaattagaacaagtaggataattaattttgttatttgagCTGAAATGCTTTGAAACATACAGAGATGATTCAGTGTGTTAATCTCTGgatgtttaaattattaatttctacCACATTAATCCCGATTATGATGATTGATTAATGACAGATAacatacaacaaacacatTTCCCATTAATTTACACTTTCCAAAAATGAATACTACTCTCTTAATCAGACTCTCACTCCATCATCACTTGTAGACAAAGTAACGCTTGATCAGGCTCAATCTTGTTTgctaaataaaacaataaaaagaaaagtgcaatattaatttgtagagGCGGAGAATTCCTTGTTTGAAGGCCTCCTGCATTATTTGTGGATTGTAAGCTATTCCTAATTATGTCTAGCTACTACTGGAAAAGATAAAACTTATTAATCAACTCAAGACTAATAATACAGTACTATTTCACTTTAATTAGTAATAGatccccccctctctctctctctctatatatatatatatgttattagcTACCTTATGCATAAATAATTACGAGCAAGAATTgtcacaaaaaaattctaaatatcaCATGTTCTTTGTTTAGAGCTACTATGGTGTGTATGGAGGCGGCAGCCCACAGTATCCATTGTACGGAACTGGGAGTACTGGTGGACTTCTCTCAAGTGCTGCTGCTTACTACCCTTATCTGAACCTGAGCAGCGAGGGCACGGGAGGAGCGGCAGCCTACTCTGCCAGCCAGGGTTATGCCGGTGGCCTTCAGTATCCCCACCACCTCTTCCAGTATTCAGCAATCAACTCAACTGCCATTTACCCCCCACATTATGGCACCCCTGTATCTCTTGCCCCCCCAACTCCACTTCAATCAGGTTTGTGTCTCTATTACAACACCccttctttatttcttaattacgTCTATCCCGTGCTGCAGAGTTTGCAACATGTGCTACCCCGGGGTACTAATATCTTTGACAGTTTGCTTTGCCGTGCCGCAGGCATAACCATGACTCTCCACGCACCAATACCAATACCTCATCGTTGAGAGACTCATGCCAATTATGATGGAGATTCATTCTTCCAATTATTCACTTCATCTACTGCATGCGTACCTTTGGCCTAACCATGGTTCTCTTTCTACTTCTATagctgtctctctctctttctcttgctCGCACCCGGCCCATGCCTGTGGCATTTGGCCGTATCCAAACATGGGAGAGCCCCCCGTAGGGGTTATGTCCAAAAGTTTTGGACCCATCTCTATTTCATCACTTCTCTTTGTAGGAAAGGTTCCTACTAGAGAATGGAATTTGCATGCATATGTGCATCTTGTCCCCCAACTCAAGCCTCACTTATCAAGGCAAAGTTGGTTGTCATAGAATTTGTCTCTTCAGCCCTGGAAAGGCTGAGCAAGACAATATCATTTTGAAATTCTGCCCTGGAAAGGCAAATCAAAcaatcatttttattcaagtttgTCAAATACTAGTATATTTTGTCAGTCTTCCATTTTCAAAATGTTGATCTTGAAATGGCTAATCCTTTCAAAATTGTAGATGGCAGATGTAGATCAGGAAATCAGGGCAGGGAATGCCCCAGATTTTGTTTATGATAACGTACCCTAGTCTCAGGATTTTAAAAACTCTGACTAGTAAtagatttttcttgtttgcaaTTTCTAAAACTGTGTGTAGTAAGAAATGGATCATCTCTTCTTAGGGAAAGGGAGGTGATCTTTATGCGTCCTGTTTTggttttatgtataatatatttcagtCGTGGGCCAAACTTTTGGAGTTGAAGCCCTGCCCTGCAACACAAGAATGCTTAggacttttttcttgtagggATGTTAGCCTTTTTCACTTACCTACCTTGTTAGAAGCTCCACAAAATGGTTTTGGAGTTTCAATGCATAGGAAGTTACCCTTGGATATTTTTGCTCTCTTGGGGTTCTTCTAAATTGACACATCAACCATGGTTAGGACTCTGGTCGTCTTCATCTTTGCgcccatctctctctctctctctctccaagaACACTTTTATGTTGCAAGTACCGGAACTACTTGACGATGCTCTTTCTATTAAGTGTTATGGTTTGTAATTGTAAACTAGGAAGAAGGAAGGAGGACCATTTCTGTTCAAGTAATTCAGCCACTGGTTGTTATTTCTGAGTCTGACTGATGTCTCCCCTTTGATTATGCACATTATAATATTCTCTAAATCCTTTTATGCTTTCAACATTATTGTCCATACTGTCAACTGCTAGATTGCAGAAAAGTGTTGCATATGTAGATACATGGTGATGAGTTGTACAATCTTGAAGCTCCTGCTCCAGCGAGCCGGGATCACTGAAAGAACACAAGATGTCTTTCAAGACAGGGAACGCAACCAAATTTAAGATAGACGCATACATTACAGATAGGTTAGATAATTGTAAACCTGGCTGCATCAAACACGGCAATCAATTCCCCCAAACGGCCTTCCAAATCCAACACAGGTTCCGGGCAACCAGTTGCATCAACCTAAGGGTGGGAGCTCCCCTGTTCAGTTAATAGAAAGACATGCATGCTACAACTTGATAGACCAACGATGCGCATGTTTACTgttatacaatatatattggATTTGGAAAGGCACCTGAGTAGtcatcatcttttattcttCCAGTTCCCCAAAACTGTTTgtcacaaatgcatgggcgcATGTAATAAGAACAAACAAACACAAGTTAAAAATGGTTTGGGATCCGATACTCCCTTCAAAGGGTTGTTTTTGAATTGGAGCTGCAAGTTTTTGAAGTGAGACACGGGTTTTAAGCGTCAAGAGCCAGAGACGGATAAggctattatatataatgtctGCCCCACTCAATGGAGATAAAGAATTTCATCCAtcctttattataatttgaaggACTAAAATCGTGTTGATGTCATTCTtaagggaccaaaagtgaaaatttctCCTCCtcagtaattaataatttcttaatttatgggggaccaaaagtgaaaattcacctcaataattaacaattaatacaATTTGTGTGCCTCGAAAGagatggaaaaaagaaaatgagcgGGCTGTCGTAATTTTCTCGCATAAAGGGCAGCCTCGTTGGACCTGGACACGCATTCATCCTTCTCTATCGGCGGAAGAAGAGAGCAAGACTGCCTGTGGTCGCCAACGCCATGTTGAAGCTGTCGAGGCTGCTTCTGCACTCCTCAAGGTAAGTCCTTTATCTGTTTCTGCCCTCACTTAAAACCCTGCTCTactgtttttctctcttcatttttcttccttttgaaAATATGCTGAATACATCTACAGTCGCAATATCCCATACTTTGAGGCATATGTTTATGCCATATATTCCATTAGGTGTTTGACTTATTTCCTAGCTTAATCTTACATTGACTGTATGGGTTCCATGTTCGGGGTTTATGGTTTGAATAAAGGGTCTCCTTTTTCAGAtacaagattttatttttaagtgaATTCTAAACTCCAGTGGGCTATCTATTTGCATAGCCAGTGATAGACATACCTTCAACCACAAGCCTTAGTTGTTTCAGAAAATAGTAACATATCTAACATTATAGAGTCTTTGCTGTTTCCTTAGTCTAGTAGGTCTTCAAGAGGGAAACCATATTGTTTCCTAGTCtgtattatcaaattatgatCGTTTAAGGTATTTAGTTCCACAATGGAACAGAGATCCATTGTCCCAAAAGAGTCTGTTCAGAGAAGCTACTGGTGACTTCAAATTATTGCGTGGCATTACCACCCAGACTGTGATGTCTTCTGCTATGCAAAGTTCTGCTCGTGATGGTATCAGATTGTTTCATCATTTAATATccacccccctccccccacctAAAGTGAATTTATCGTTCTGATGATTCTGCACTTTTTGTGTCTTAAGGAAATTCTGCAGTGAAAATATTTGCACCTTATTCAATTTACAAGGGCAAAGCTGCGCTATCTGCTGATCCTCGTCTTCCAACTTTTAGTAAATTGGAAGTATGATccaaatgacaaaattatagttattataaccACGGAAGATTTCTCTATCCCCTCTGATGCTAACAGCTTTGTTTTTCCACCCCTCTTTTGTAGTCTGGAGGTTACAGAGTCGAACGCCGTGGTGTTATTATGTTGACATTCTGGCCTGCTATTGGTGAGCGCAAGTACGACTGGGACAAGAGGCAGGTAATCTCTTTACTTATTCACCAATAGTTAATtagcttttcttttcctcgATTATCTGCTTCTCAATGTTAATATTGCTGGAATATTCTCTGGCTTGTCTAAGTATTCTTATGCACACTGCAGGTATTTGCTTTGTCCGCAACAGAGGTTGGATCCTTGATCAGTTTGGGTTCAAAAGATTCATGTGAATTCTTCCATGATCCATCCATGTTATCAaggtttattttctgtttgtttCTGTATTGTCTGATTCCTTCTGAATATTTTATGATCTGTTGTTCCCAAGTTCTTGACTTATTTTTTCCTAACATACTATAGTTTAGTGTAAgttgtgtaattaatttgattttaatccACAGTAATGCAGGTCAAGTTAGAAAGAGTTTATCAATTAAAGCACATGTTGATGGGAGTGGTTACTTTATTAGTCTGAGTAAGTACCTTTTCGTTATGTGGATGCTGTCGAACCAAATATTTGTCTTCATGAACATTGTGTACTGAACTTGACAGCTGTATTGTTATTTGCTTGAATTAAACAGAAAGTTCATCTCTCACGCCAAATAGAAAtgactaaataaaattttgtattagtGATTATGACCCCTGTCTTCTTTacttaattgaattttcaatgaaGTACCTAATTGATTCTTAACATTGAACATGTTTTTGCTTTGTAGGTGTTGTCAATAATATCCTGAAAACAAATGATCGGTTTGTTGTTCCTGTCACTACTGCCGAATTTGCAGTCATGCGAACAGCTTTCACTGTACGACATTATCTATGattatggtttttttttttttcccttttttgtccttttcatGATCTGGTAGCTGAAGGACTTGTCttgaggataaattgcaaaaactatACTGTTGCATTCGTTATGGTTTGTAGATTCTTGGCATATGCACCCAGCACCTAGAGCATTCACTCTCAGCACTACTCAAGTCTATTTCTGCTTCtgatatgtaaaaaaaaaaaaaaaaaaggagaacatGAATTGCTGCCCTTCCTTGTATGCGCAAGAGAAAAAACATCCTATGAGATAATATGGGCATTGGTTTGCTATTGCACAATGTTTGCCATCCATTAAATGTTGATTTCATTCCATTGTAGAGAAACCACGAATAGAAGTATGGAATATAGGGGAGGATTCGAATTTGTGGGGGTAATTAATGGTATTGGTGGTAGTCAGATTATAAGGTGCCTCCATGTGTGTAATTATTGCAGTGAAATTGGGGATGCCTGCTCAATGCAGCTAAATACTATGCGATATGCGTAGATGCTTCCTATAGTACATTCTGAAATTATTTGTCAGTTGCAAATTCTATGGTACTTTTAATTTGCTTGCCTGTTGTGTCTCCTGGAAGATGAAGAGATCGTCTCATGTGACAAATTATATCAGTTGTTCCGAGCTTTACGGTGAGGGATACTCATTTCCTTTGGCCACGTTGCCTCTGATTATTGATTTCCTTTGTTTGCAGTTTGCTTTGCCTCACATCATGGGTTGGGACCAATATACCAATCAGCTTCCACATGGCGCCAATCAAAGTTCACCTAAGGCAGTTCATGAACTTCAGAGCTCTGAGTGGGATAGATGAGCTTTCTGTGCATATTCTCTGTCTATGGATGGAAGGATTGCtcgttttttaattaatgttctCACTCCTTTGGCACAAATGATAGTTCCTTTGCTGCCAATTTCTCCTAGGGTTGAATTTTAATGAACAC
The window above is part of the Sesamum indicum cultivar Zhongzhi No. 13 linkage group LG2, S_indicum_v1.0, whole genome shotgun sequence genome. Proteins encoded here:
- the LOC105174682 gene encoding RNA-binding protein 24 isoform X1; translated protein: MTNIAGAGQFGDTTYTKVFVGGLAWETQKDTMKKYFEQFGEILEAVVITDKTTGRSKGYGFVTFREPDAAMRACVDATPVIDGRRANCNLASLGVQRSKPSTPKHAAGGGGGGRNIRVVGGGGFHQGAGAGAAGFQGFASTFPHYSIQQGIPYNLYAGYSPYSPEYAYPTSYYGVYGGGSPQYPLYGTGSTGGLLSSAAAYYPYLNLSSEGTGGAAAYSASQGYAGGLQYPHHLFQYSAINSTAIYPPHYGTPVSLAPPTPLQSGITMTLHAPIPIPHR
- the LOC105174682 gene encoding RNA-binding protein 24 isoform X2, which gives rise to MTNIAGAGQFGDTTYTKVFVGGLAWETQKDTMKKYFEQFGEILEAVVITDKTTGRSKGYGFVTFREPDAAMRACVDATPVIDGRRANCNLASLGVQRSKPSTPKHAAGGGGGGRNIRVVGGGGFHQGAGAGAAGFQGFASTFPHYSIQQGIPYNLYAGYSPYSPEYAYPTSYYGVYGGGSPQYPLYGTGSTGGLLSSAAAYYPYLNLSSEGTGGAAAYSASQGYAGGLQYPHHLFQYSAINSTAIYPPHYGTPVSLAPPTPLQSVCFAVPQA
- the LOC105174695 gene encoding single-stranded DNA-bindig protein WHY2, mitochondrial isoform X1 gives rise to the protein MLKLSRLLLHSSRYLVPQWNRDPLSQKSLFREATGDFKLLRGITTQTVMSSAMQSSARDGNSAVKIFAPYSIYKGKAALSADPRLPTFSKLESGGYRVERRGVIMLTFWPAIGERKYDWDKRQVFALSATEVGSLISLGSKDSCEFFHDPSMLSSNAGQVRKSLSIKAHVDGSGYFISLSVVNNILKTNDRFVVPVTTAEFAVMRTAFTFALPHIMGWDQYTNQLPHGANQSSPKAVHELQSSEWDR
- the LOC105174695 gene encoding single-stranded DNA-bindig protein WHY2, mitochondrial isoform X2; translated protein: MLKLSRLLLHSSRDPLSQKSLFREATGDFKLLRGITTQTVMSSAMQSSARDGNSAVKIFAPYSIYKGKAALSADPRLPTFSKLESGGYRVERRGVIMLTFWPAIGERKYDWDKRQVFALSATEVGSLISLGSKDSCEFFHDPSMLSSNAGQVRKSLSIKAHVDGSGYFISLSVVNNILKTNDRFVVPVTTAEFAVMRTAFTFALPHIMGWDQYTNQLPHGANQSSPKAVHELQSSEWDR